AGCCCAATACATTTCTCCCGCAGCTCCTGAAGACGACGGCCGTTTCCGGTATCCACTCCGTGCCGCTTCGGTCGAGCTATTCGACATGCCGATGAATCCCAGATCCTATGCGTGCCGGATTCATCTGCAGCCGCATTTGTATGGTGTCGAAGCTACCGCGATGACAGCGCTCACAGAAATTCCACGCACTGAGCTGAAACCAGTGGCGATTTAGATCAAACCCCACGAGGCGAACGTGTCCAAGACAAGATCACACTGGCGAACATCAAGTCGTGTTCCCTCATCGTTTTCGATCGTTGATCGACTCCTGGATCCCGATGATTTAGGCGACAAGATGGGATCCGCAACTCCAAGTCAAATCAACACATTCCAGAGACGATCCATCAATCGTGATCTCGAGGATTTGTTAAACACACGCACCCGATGCTTGTCATTGCCTGCACACCTGGAGGAATTAAACGACTCTCCCGCGAGCTTCGGACTGCCCGATTTTGGGCGGCAAAGCTTTGAGTCGGATGTCACAAAAAATCGGCTTCGAGAATTGATCGAAGATGCCATTGCGAGATTTGAACCGCGGTTGTCGAACGTTCAGGTGTCGGTCGTACAGACATCCATGGACGGAATCTTAAGGGTTGAAATTGAAGGTTTTTTGATCACGGAAAACAATTGGACAATTCTTACGACGGATTATTCGATTTGGTCAGGTCGCTTTAGTAGTGTCGGAGCACCATAATGCAGCACTTGATGGATTACTACAACAATGAACTGCAATACCTCCGAAAACTGGGCGAATCATTTTCGAAGCAATATCCGGGAGTCGCCAATCGCCTTGGTAATGGAGTAGTCACTGAAGATCCACACGTTGAACGTCTGATACAAAGTGCTGCATTTTTAACCGCCCGCGTTCGGCAGGAACTGGATGATCAGTTTCCTCAAGTCGTTGGGAGCATGTTAGAGCTGATCGCACCAAACTCATTAACATCAAATCCTTCCATTGCAATCGCTCAAGTCGACTCAGGAGCGGCTACTCAATCCAAAATGGTGATGGTGCCACGAGCAAGCCGGTTGTCGACTCGTACATTCCAAGATGCCGAAACGCAGCAAAGTCCGGAATGTCAATTCCAAACCTGCTATCCGGTCGAGGTCTGGCCGATAAGACTTGTGGAGGCTGATCTCGCTGGTGCGCCTTTCAGGGTCGCAGATGTTGCTCCAGGGACCAAAAGCGTTCTCACCTTGCGATTTGCTTGGACCACTAAGAAGCAACTTCCCGTACCGGGAATGAGTCGGATCCGATGCTATCTTTCCGGAGAAATGGGGCAAGTCGAATCGCTTTACGAACTTCTATTTGCCCATGCGATTGAAGCGAATCTATCGCCTCAACCGACCCGTGGTGATAAGAACGCCGATCGAAAAACGGGCATGCACGAACAGCTCGCAAACCGCTTCTTGCGAATAGCGCCCGTCGGATTTGAATCGGCCGACACGTTGCGTCCCCATTGTTCAAGAGTTCCTTTGGGGCACGAGTTACTCTCGGACTTCTTCACGTTTCCACGCAAATTCATGTTTTTCGACATTGAAGGCTTGGGCGAGATGAGCGGTCCGGAATTTTCCGTATCGGTCTCCTTGTCCGACCGTCGTCCCGAACTTGAAGTATCCGTGAATGCGCAGTCATTTCAACTGAACTGCACGCCCGTTATTAACTTGTTTTCACAACGTGCTCAACCGATACGGCTGTCGCACGAGAAACACGAATTTCCGATTATTCCCGATGAGATGGGGCGGCGCGATACGGAAGTGTTTTCAATCGATAAAGTGAGCACGATCGCGGGAGACGGCCATGTTCAGGAATTTGCGAAGTTGTATTCGTTACAACATTCCGCTACCAGCGAAGGGCATCCTTTGTATTGGACGAGTCGACGCGAGCAACGCTGGGACGACAAACGCAAGGAGGTGAAGGACGCTTTCTACCTTTCGCTGGTTAATTCATCGTTCGAAGAAGAGCTCGTGAACCTTCCAGATAGTGCCGTGCTCGTGGACACAACATGCACGAACGGAATGCTCCCCGCGAAACTTCCTTTCGGTGGGACAATGGAAACAGATTTATCCTCAAATGGTTCCACGGCAGCGGATGAGCGTCTTTGGTTTCATTGCGAAAAGGGCGTATTCAAGAGATTTCGATGTTTGACCCGTCCGACACCCATTCGACGCGTCGATATGGATCATTCACATCTGTGGAAATTGGTTTCAAATTTGTCGTTAAATCATCTTTCGATTATTTCACCTGAGAACGAACCCAAACGATTTCGGGCAAAGAACGATCCTATCAATAGTGTTAAAGGCAGCGACGAGACCACGAATGATCGTGTCGCAGCGATACGTGACGTCTTGAGCGTCTACGACTTAGGAGTCTCGTTTGGAAAGCCGTTTCCTTTTGAAGCGATCGTTGACCTCAGCAGTCATCGATGTGCGCGGCGCGTGTCGGAGCAACAACTCCCGTTGAGAATTCATGCTGGTTTCTATCGAGGAGTTTCAATTCGGTTGACGGTTCAACGAGAGCGGTTTGCGGGGCATTGCCTGTACCTGTTTGCTTCAGTTCTCGATCGATTTTTTGCCCTCTACAGTTCTTTGAACTCATTCACGCAATTGACCGTTCAGTTCGAACATGAATACGAAGGAAGGGAGTGGTCATGGCCAGCTCGATCGGGCGAACGTCTGGTCTAGACCAGCGACTGTTCCAACATCCCGAATACTTTGATTTTTTTCAGATCACGCGGCTACTTGAACAAAGGTTCGTCCGAGAGCATTTCCCCAACACGGTCGATGACAGGCTAATTGAGCGTGACATTCGCGCGTTCGACAAATCACGGCTCCCATTGGGTTATGATGCGCCACCCGATCAGGAAGTCGTTCGGT
The nucleotide sequence above comes from Pirellulaceae bacterium. Encoded proteins:
- the tssF gene encoding type VI secretion system baseplate subunit TssF produces the protein MQHLMDYYNNELQYLRKLGESFSKQYPGVANRLGNGVVTEDPHVERLIQSAAFLTARVRQELDDQFPQVVGSMLELIAPNSLTSNPSIAIAQVDSGAATQSKMVMVPRASRLSTRTFQDAETQQSPECQFQTCYPVEVWPIRLVEADLAGAPFRVADVAPGTKSVLTLRFAWTTKKQLPVPGMSRIRCYLSGEMGQVESLYELLFAHAIEANLSPQPTRGDKNADRKTGMHEQLANRFLRIAPVGFESADTLRPHCSRVPLGHELLSDFFTFPRKFMFFDIEGLGEMSGPEFSVSVSLSDRRPELEVSVNAQSFQLNCTPVINLFSQRAQPIRLSHEKHEFPIIPDEMGRRDTEVFSIDKVSTIAGDGHVQEFAKLYSLQHSATSEGHPLYWTSRREQRWDDKRKEVKDAFYLSLVNSSFEEELVNLPDSAVLVDTTCTNGMLPAKLPFGGTMETDLSSNGSTAADERLWFHCEKGVFKRFRCLTRPTPIRRVDMDHSHLWKLVSNLSLNHLSIISPENEPKRFRAKNDPINSVKGSDETTNDRVAAIRDVLSVYDLGVSFGKPFPFEAIVDLSSHRCARRVSEQQLPLRIHAGFYRGVSIRLTVQRERFAGHCLYLFASVLDRFFALYSSLNSFTQLTVQFEHEYEGREWSWPARSGERLV
- the tssE gene encoding type VI secretion system baseplate subunit TssE, with amino-acid sequence MSKTRSHWRTSSRVPSSFSIVDRLLDPDDLGDKMGSATPSQINTFQRRSINRDLEDLLNTRTRCLSLPAHLEELNDSPASFGLPDFGRQSFESDVTKNRLRELIEDAIARFEPRLSNVQVSVVQTSMDGILRVEIEGFLITENNWTILTTDYSIWSGRFSSVGAP